One window of the Diospyros lotus cultivar Yz01 chromosome 12, ASM1463336v1, whole genome shotgun sequence genome contains the following:
- the LOC127786546 gene encoding protein TIFY 4B-like isoform X1 — translation MPPEEAVSRSPLDKPLHLLTEEDISQLTREDCRRYLKQKGMRRPSWNKSQAIQQVISLKKLLETSSDSDAGAWKKLYIPPLENPHRVSKATCGDTPICVPAQESVPYRRKDPEKSDLCGEFPGHPLGASNDSVSPRNECRTAGATNNTVGQMTIFYCGEVNVYDDVPAEKARALLQLAASPFQLPMEGPLDETTARQPLPCHLQAANVKVSPESPVTILSTSQAVNTIDNCRLLREESGAFREDNPAAEGPGNRKASVQRYLEKRKDRFKSKRKVAVPSSTSLDIYLNHQLGPIQNEHSNRGDAGSSPQIRPPNTPARSSSMENNIVKNANLAAGPNDKDLQD, via the exons ATGCCGCCGGAAGAAGCTGTTTCCCGCTCTCCGCTCGACAAACCGCTCCACCTTCTCACTGAAGAAGACATTTCTCAACTCACTCGCGAAGATTGCCGCCGATACCTCAAACAAAAAG GGATGCGGCGGCCGTCGTGGAACAAATCGCAGGCGATCCAGCAGGTCATCTCGCTGAAGAAGCTTCTGGAGACTTCGTCGGACTCGGACGCCGGAGCTTGGAAGAAGCTCTACATTCCGCCTCTCGAGAATCCACATCGC gtCTCCAAAGCAACATGTGGCGATACCCCAATTTGTGTTCCCGCCCAAGAATCGGTTCCGTACCGGCGCAAAGACCCCGAGAAGTCCGATCTTTGCGGCGAGTTCCCGGGTCATCCGCTGGGAGCCAGCAATGACTCGGTGTCTCCTAG AAATGAATGCAGAACTGCAGGTGCAACAAACAACACAGTAGGGCAAATGACAATATTCTATTGTGGTGAAGTGAATGTTTATGATGATGTGCCAGCTGAGAAG GCACGAGCACTATTGCAGCTTGCTGCAAGCCCATTCCAGTTGCCTATGGAAGGCCCACTTGATGAAACTACAGCAAGACAACCTTTGCCATGCCATTTACAGGCTGCAAATGTCAAAGTCAGCCCAGAGTCCCCTGTTACAATCTTGTCAACATCACAAGCAG TGAACACAATTGACAACTGCCGCCTGCTCAGGGAGGAAAGTGGTGCATTTCGTGAAGATAATCCTG CAGCTGAAGGACCAGGAAACAGAAAAGCCTCAGTGCAAAGATACCTTGAAAAACGGAAAGACAG GTTCAAGAGCAAGAGAAAGGTTGCAGTTCCTTCATCTACTAGcttggacatttacttaaaccaTCAATTGGGTCCAATCCAGAATGAGCATTCAAACAGGGGTGACGCAGGCTCCTCACCTCAAATCAGACCACCCAACACCCCTGCCAGGTCCAGCTCAATGGAGAATAACATAGTGAAGAATGCCAATCTTGCAGCTGGTCCAAATGACAAAG atttgcaagattGA
- the LOC127786546 gene encoding protein TIFY 4B-like isoform X3, whose protein sequence is MPPEEAVSRSPLDKPLHLLTEEDISQLTREDCRRYLKQKGMRRPSWNKSQAIQQVISLKKLLETSSDSDAGAWKKLYIPPLENPHRVSKATCGDTPICVPAQESVPYRRKDPEKSDLCGEFPGHPLGASNDSVSPRNECRTAGATNNTVGQMTIFYCGEVNVYDDVPAEKARALLQLAASPFQLPMEGPLDETTARQPLPCHLQAANVKVSPESPVTILSTSQAVNTIDNCRLLREESGAFREDNPAAEGPGNRKASVQRYLEKRKDR, encoded by the exons ATGCCGCCGGAAGAAGCTGTTTCCCGCTCTCCGCTCGACAAACCGCTCCACCTTCTCACTGAAGAAGACATTTCTCAACTCACTCGCGAAGATTGCCGCCGATACCTCAAACAAAAAG GGATGCGGCGGCCGTCGTGGAACAAATCGCAGGCGATCCAGCAGGTCATCTCGCTGAAGAAGCTTCTGGAGACTTCGTCGGACTCGGACGCCGGAGCTTGGAAGAAGCTCTACATTCCGCCTCTCGAGAATCCACATCGC gtCTCCAAAGCAACATGTGGCGATACCCCAATTTGTGTTCCCGCCCAAGAATCGGTTCCGTACCGGCGCAAAGACCCCGAGAAGTCCGATCTTTGCGGCGAGTTCCCGGGTCATCCGCTGGGAGCCAGCAATGACTCGGTGTCTCCTAG AAATGAATGCAGAACTGCAGGTGCAACAAACAACACAGTAGGGCAAATGACAATATTCTATTGTGGTGAAGTGAATGTTTATGATGATGTGCCAGCTGAGAAG GCACGAGCACTATTGCAGCTTGCTGCAAGCCCATTCCAGTTGCCTATGGAAGGCCCACTTGATGAAACTACAGCAAGACAACCTTTGCCATGCCATTTACAGGCTGCAAATGTCAAAGTCAGCCCAGAGTCCCCTGTTACAATCTTGTCAACATCACAAGCAG TGAACACAATTGACAACTGCCGCCTGCTCAGGGAGGAAAGTGGTGCATTTCGTGAAGATAATCCTG CAGCTGAAGGACCAGGAAACAGAAAAGCCTCAGTGCAAAGATACCTTGAAAAACGGAAAGACAG GTGA
- the LOC127786546 gene encoding protein TIFY 4B-like isoform X4 produces the protein MPPEEAVSRSPLDKPLHLLTEEDISQLTREDCRRYLKQKGMRRPSWNKSQAIQQVISLKKLLETSSDSDAGAWKKLYIPPLENPHRVSKATCGDTPICVPAQESVPYRRKDPEKSDLCGEFPGHPLGASNDSVSPRNECRTAGATNNTVGQMTIFYCGEVNVYDDVPAEKARALLQLAASPFQLPMEGPLDETTARQPLPCHLQAANVKVSPESPVTILSTSQAVNTIDNCRLLREESGAFREDNPAEGPGNRKASVQRYLEKRKDR, from the exons ATGCCGCCGGAAGAAGCTGTTTCCCGCTCTCCGCTCGACAAACCGCTCCACCTTCTCACTGAAGAAGACATTTCTCAACTCACTCGCGAAGATTGCCGCCGATACCTCAAACAAAAAG GGATGCGGCGGCCGTCGTGGAACAAATCGCAGGCGATCCAGCAGGTCATCTCGCTGAAGAAGCTTCTGGAGACTTCGTCGGACTCGGACGCCGGAGCTTGGAAGAAGCTCTACATTCCGCCTCTCGAGAATCCACATCGC gtCTCCAAAGCAACATGTGGCGATACCCCAATTTGTGTTCCCGCCCAAGAATCGGTTCCGTACCGGCGCAAAGACCCCGAGAAGTCCGATCTTTGCGGCGAGTTCCCGGGTCATCCGCTGGGAGCCAGCAATGACTCGGTGTCTCCTAG AAATGAATGCAGAACTGCAGGTGCAACAAACAACACAGTAGGGCAAATGACAATATTCTATTGTGGTGAAGTGAATGTTTATGATGATGTGCCAGCTGAGAAG GCACGAGCACTATTGCAGCTTGCTGCAAGCCCATTCCAGTTGCCTATGGAAGGCCCACTTGATGAAACTACAGCAAGACAACCTTTGCCATGCCATTTACAGGCTGCAAATGTCAAAGTCAGCCCAGAGTCCCCTGTTACAATCTTGTCAACATCACAAGCAG TGAACACAATTGACAACTGCCGCCTGCTCAGGGAGGAAAGTGGTGCATTTCGTGAAGATAATCCTG CTGAAGGACCAGGAAACAGAAAAGCCTCAGTGCAAAGATACCTTGAAAAACGGAAAGACAG GTGA
- the LOC127786546 gene encoding protein TIFY 4B-like isoform X2, whose amino-acid sequence MPPEEAVSRSPLDKPLHLLTEEDISQLTREDCRRYLKQKGMRRPSWNKSQAIQQVISLKKLLETSSDSDAGAWKKLYIPPLENPHRVSKATCGDTPICVPAQESVPYRRKDPEKSDLCGEFPGHPLGASNDSVSPRNECRTAGATNNTVGQMTIFYCGEVNVYDDVPAEKARALLQLAASPFQLPMEGPLDETTARQPLPCHLQAANVKVSPESPVTILSTSQAVNTIDNCRLLREESGAFREDNPAEGPGNRKASVQRYLEKRKDRFKSKRKVAVPSSTSLDIYLNHQLGPIQNEHSNRGDAGSSPQIRPPNTPARSSSMENNIVKNANLAAGPNDKDLQD is encoded by the exons ATGCCGCCGGAAGAAGCTGTTTCCCGCTCTCCGCTCGACAAACCGCTCCACCTTCTCACTGAAGAAGACATTTCTCAACTCACTCGCGAAGATTGCCGCCGATACCTCAAACAAAAAG GGATGCGGCGGCCGTCGTGGAACAAATCGCAGGCGATCCAGCAGGTCATCTCGCTGAAGAAGCTTCTGGAGACTTCGTCGGACTCGGACGCCGGAGCTTGGAAGAAGCTCTACATTCCGCCTCTCGAGAATCCACATCGC gtCTCCAAAGCAACATGTGGCGATACCCCAATTTGTGTTCCCGCCCAAGAATCGGTTCCGTACCGGCGCAAAGACCCCGAGAAGTCCGATCTTTGCGGCGAGTTCCCGGGTCATCCGCTGGGAGCCAGCAATGACTCGGTGTCTCCTAG AAATGAATGCAGAACTGCAGGTGCAACAAACAACACAGTAGGGCAAATGACAATATTCTATTGTGGTGAAGTGAATGTTTATGATGATGTGCCAGCTGAGAAG GCACGAGCACTATTGCAGCTTGCTGCAAGCCCATTCCAGTTGCCTATGGAAGGCCCACTTGATGAAACTACAGCAAGACAACCTTTGCCATGCCATTTACAGGCTGCAAATGTCAAAGTCAGCCCAGAGTCCCCTGTTACAATCTTGTCAACATCACAAGCAG TGAACACAATTGACAACTGCCGCCTGCTCAGGGAGGAAAGTGGTGCATTTCGTGAAGATAATCCTG CTGAAGGACCAGGAAACAGAAAAGCCTCAGTGCAAAGATACCTTGAAAAACGGAAAGACAG GTTCAAGAGCAAGAGAAAGGTTGCAGTTCCTTCATCTACTAGcttggacatttacttaaaccaTCAATTGGGTCCAATCCAGAATGAGCATTCAAACAGGGGTGACGCAGGCTCCTCACCTCAAATCAGACCACCCAACACCCCTGCCAGGTCCAGCTCAATGGAGAATAACATAGTGAAGAATGCCAATCTTGCAGCTGGTCCAAATGACAAAG atttgcaagattGA